From Impatiens glandulifera chromosome 7, dImpGla2.1, whole genome shotgun sequence:
TGCAAAGGAGATAGGACTCAATGGAGAAAAGCTCGGTGGTTGAACTGGTGGGAGGGGAGCAATAGGTGTAGGGTTCGGAGGCGGCCATGTTGGTGGGAATATTGGCGTGTCATGATGAGGTGGTGGTCCGGTTGGAGGCGGTGGAGTTTTAGGTTCTGTGGGAGATTTGGGAGTACTCGGTGTTGGTGGAGTTTTTGGTTCTATAGGAGATGGAGGATCGTATGTTGGTGGTGGTGGCGGAGGTGATGGCACGACTAGAGGTTTGCTTGGTGGAGGTGGGGGTGGAGGATATACGATCCCACACCCAATcggtggtggtggaggtggCGGTGATGCTGTTGACACTGGTGGTGGTGGCGGTGGAGGTTCATCGCATGAActtgaaggaggaggaggaggcgaAGTGTAAGGGTAAGAGAGAAGTACATTCTTCCTTAAGAGAGACATTTTCTTTTTGAGTAATGAGATGATAAAAGATAGGATACTAAAAGAATTAGAGTGTGGAGGAATTGGAAACATGGGGTGACCTATTTATAGTGGCTGGCCAAAGGCAAAACTAAATTACAATACAAAtagttatatgaataaaatccACTAATGCATGTGCAAAATCAAAGTATATAAGCATATATCAAGGAGTTTGAATACATATGTTGCTATTTCCCTAAGCTTTTAgctaacttaatattttttttaacattaagtAACTTGTAGGGGCAGTTAATGTTAGTTGTCAATCCATTTTGATCATAATGTCATCTTCTATTTAATATCTTTtctgtttaatatatatataatttatggttTTTTTCTTGCTTcgtaaattattttcataaaaaaccCTAACTCATTAGACACCTTATGCCCCTTTCCTCGAACTGTGGTTTTCATTATAgttatttctaatatataaatggTCACTTTATAAATACCTTGAAAATAGTTATGTGTGGTCACATTACTACTTTCagattttaaattatctttggCGTGACAACTAATTATAGGATGTTGTGTTTAGAATGTAAGGAAAATTGCTTTTGGAAGCCTACTTTTAAGAGGAGATATTAAACGGAGGTGTAAAACTAtgaaaaatctaaattaataattatgagtttaacatgttttgaaaatGTCATGAAATATTcattatttagattaatatttttattagttctcAAAGTCGTCTAAGTCTAACCAATAATAACAACTTGAAATTTTCTTCATCCTAGTATGGTTTGCaattataaaaatgagattCTAACTCATGGAAAGTATAAATGTTCGGCCTTACtaataaatgttgtatttgcTAACATTAGTTAAATTAACGGTTTATCATTAATTTGCTTATGTTGTGATCTTTTATCAAGTTTATATAATATGGTTTGATAAGTGTTTATACCTAAgtttacaataaaatatttgaactcTTAAGTGAAAATAGTCCTACCTAATAGTCTAATTTAAGGATTCAACTCAATTCTTTGCTAAAACAATTATGAAACTAATGGATTTGATGGATAAGTATAGTGGTCCGAAAGGATTAATGGAAGATGTTTTTGATAACATATGGTGGGAAATGAATTGACTAACTTTCAAGAAGACTAAGATGCTCAACAAGGAAAGATATTATTTTGGCAATTTAGtcaatttgtattttatttcattaacatTGTTTTAGGAAAACCACAAGGCATGCATATAGACAGTTAGGAAGCTTAAATGTTGGGTAATTAAATTAGAGAGTTCAAAATTCTAAGATTCTTTTCTTGTCCTCAATATCAGGAAGGGTCTTAAACATGATTGTTGTTTAATTTCCAACTAGAGGATCATTATACATGCCCACAATTTCTAACACATTCAAACCGATCGCAAAAAATCATGTTAGAGTCATATATTTTGGGTTCGGGTCGAAAtcaaatcaacatttttaacctgattaataaaatgttaaaatcaaGTCGATTTTAAATGACCAAAAGTAGACTCGTCAGCTCGTTTATAATcttcttttgtaaaattttgcATTTGTCATTTTCTATTTAGCGAATTTATGATTTagcttcattttcttttttatgtcaattaatttaaaatagagattaTTACATCGTGTTAATCGGATTTTGTCAATCAGATCGGGTTCAggtcaattaaaataaacagtTTAGGTTCAAGTTAAAAATTTTGACCCGAATTACTAAACAATTCAGATTCAGGTTAGTATCGCTCAACCCGTTAACCTGAACTAAATTGTCTCCCCTAATTATTACCcaaataaatatagttaaacattttttaacttTCCATTTTGTACTATAAAGTATTTGTAATATTCATATCAATAATGTCCCACATTAATTTGATTCTTATTAAAGATATTTGAAACTTGGTCTCTTATTATTgttcaaaagaataaaaaaacaaaaacaaagaaaagtTATTTTGGCTCTAACTAATATTGTTTATTAGTCTTGTAAGTTTCTATGAAGTTTTTTCCCCCGAAACTTATCTTCACGAGGTTAATAAATTAGAAGATAAGCTTGGAATGACAGGttgtgttaatttaattaataacgGGTGATTAACAACTTGGCacatattatcatatatatttaatttatttgagaatGATCAAAGtgaatgttattttatttattaaaatttcacaTTCCAAGTCATAGGTTGATTGTAAAACATCCTAACTATATCTTCAGGTTATGATCGgtacatatttataattgaatataaataaataaatataatcaaattctcaataaataattctaattaatataattttttcttcattaatttaaGCTAACCTTATTTTGCGTGCAGTAGgaactttaataatatttaagtcaatgtaattataattaaatagatgGACCACAGTAGTAGCATTGGAACTACCAGTCAAACCCTCAACAATTAAATTTAGCAGCctttactttaatatttttgaatttttttaagcaaaaaaaagaaaaggatgTTTTTAAAATCTCATCTTCAACTTTGTAATATCACTCTGATATTatcatattagttttttttataaatttaatataattatatatatattcgatataatttatataattctatataacatttaatacatttttttctaattcaaataaagacaaatatttaaaattatttggtgcAACAACCAACACGAGTATATAAACCATGAATAAAAAAACagctaaaaaaatcaaatcttgAAAGAATAGTAGCttaagaaaataacaaaaacataacGCATAAAGTTCAAAGACTCAATCAATACCTACTGCTACTAGTATAATTTGTTGGAGAGTTTGGTGACGGTAAAATGTCCATCATCGTATAAGACATGATAAGAGACGTGGATGAAATTTATTAGATTGGACCTTGATCATGAGATGAGAAGactgaatattatattaaatatcttCCCTCTGGTTGCAgagatcatatatattttataaataataataaaaaagatatatattcttatttttaaaataattaattatgattattatttaatatacccatataacaaaataataacattttaatcaataaattaaatcacttttttatataaatatattattttaaatatgatatattaaattacggctaaatgaatgaatgagagaGATCTTGAAGCTGTACCAAACACCTCAACCAACCAACGTTAATTGGCCAGTGTTTTAAAAAAAGTCAATAaagcttaataaataaaaacattaaagaaaattgaaaataaaactaTTCACCCATCAGAAAAGTATACAAAAACTTTAACAAGTAAAAGTTTTTAAGAAGATTAATGAATCTCTCACCGTCTCAATCggtatatacaaatatataatattttatacgatattaataactattatatatatatatatataataatttatttattaattacaaatgaattattatttatttaaaacaaatgacatataaagaaattgaatcatacatttttattaacatataaagaaatgacagtaattttaaaaaattgacataatcatcttaaattttatatataaagaaaatattttaaattgaattaaatatttaatatatgtgtAGTACTCATCTCTTAATAgtaattgttaataaaaattaaattgaaaaaaaataatcttaatatttattaacttactAATTACACTTATTCTAGTCAAACTAGTTTTGAAATTTAGCtgaatcataaaatatttaatttcttctttataattaataaataga
This genomic window contains:
- the LOC124910031 gene encoding leucine-rich repeat extensin-like protein 3, encoding MSLLRKNVLLSYPYTSPPPPPSSSCDEPPPPPPPVSTASPPPPPPPIGCGIVYPPPPPPPSKPLVVPSPPPPPPTYDPPSPIEPKTPPTPSTPKSPTEPKTPPPPTGPPPHHDTPIFPPTWPPPNPTPIAPLPPVQPPSFSPLSPISFAPSPIHNPHTTGGGHHTLIIAVCVSLGGLFLLALLAACLCCLAKKKKKLVLVPVVVPPPCEEECETPPPPPPPPSYVNETYASPQGEIYEAGSEGGGSAPYAPGYQRN